Proteins from one Bradyrhizobium roseum genomic window:
- a CDS encoding c-type cytochrome: MAEGSAQQVAGREPAKVATQLGLGRPALPEEIKAWDIDVRPDGRGLPVGKGTAKQGDEIFQAQCASCHGEFGQGVGRWPVLAGGAGTLKADRPDKTVGSFWPDLSTVFDYIQRAMPYGNARSLSSDEIYALTAYILTMNDVIKDENFELNEKNFASIKMPNAAAFYDDDREIAEKQFWNKEPCMKNCRPASPKVTGRAISVDVTPDSKAGPKVD, translated from the coding sequence ATGGCGGAAGGATCGGCCCAGCAGGTTGCTGGGCGTGAGCCGGCCAAAGTTGCAACCCAACTTGGTCTTGGGCGACCTGCGCTACCGGAGGAGATCAAGGCCTGGGATATCGACGTTCGACCCGATGGCAGGGGCCTTCCGGTCGGAAAGGGAACAGCAAAGCAAGGCGATGAGATCTTTCAGGCGCAATGTGCTTCCTGTCACGGCGAATTCGGGCAGGGCGTCGGGCGCTGGCCTGTGCTGGCCGGTGGCGCCGGCACTCTGAAGGCGGACCGGCCGGACAAGACGGTCGGATCATTCTGGCCGGATCTATCGACGGTGTTCGACTATATCCAGCGCGCGATGCCCTACGGCAATGCGCGGTCGCTTTCAAGTGACGAGATCTATGCCTTGACCGCCTATATCCTGACGATGAACGACGTCATCAAGGATGAAAATTTCGAACTCAACGAAAAGAATTTTGCCTCGATCAAGATGCCGAATGCCGCGGCGTTCTATGATGATGATCGCGAGATCGCGGAGAAGCAGTTCTGGAACAAGGAGCCGTGCATGAAAAACTGCCGGCCGGCGTCGCCTAAGGTAACTGGTCGGGCGATTTCGGTGGACGTGACGCCCGACAGCAAGGCCGGACCGAAGGTGGATTGA
- the soxC gene encoding sulfite dehydrogenase: protein MSDRSSADILDRRRFLGGAGLAGASVALGAMPSVAGETAKPDPLITEVQDWSRYLGDGVDKRPYGSPSKFEKNVVRRDVPWLTASAESSVNFTPLHELDGIITPSGLCFERHHSGIAEINPADHRLMINGLVDKPLVFTMEDIKRMPRVNRIHFLECAANSGMEWRGAQLNGCQFTHGMIHNVLYTGVPLRVLLEEAGLKPSAKWLMLEGADAAGMNRSLPIKKAMDDVVLAFAMNGEALRPEQGYPLRAVIPGWEGNLWVKWLRRIEAGDQPWQTREETSKYTDLLADGRSRKHTFVMDAKSVVTNPSPQAPLRQKGRNVLSGVAWSGRGTVKRVDVSLDGGRNWQTARIDGPVLDKSMVRFYVDFDWNGQELMIQSRAMDSTGYVQPSKEELRKVRGVNSIYHNNGIQTWLVRSGGETENVEIG from the coding sequence ATGAGTGATAGATCATCGGCGGATATTCTCGATCGTCGCCGCTTCCTCGGCGGGGCAGGTCTTGCAGGAGCCAGCGTTGCGCTCGGCGCAATGCCTTCAGTTGCAGGCGAAACCGCCAAACCCGATCCACTGATCACCGAGGTACAGGATTGGTCGCGCTATCTTGGCGACGGCGTCGACAAGCGACCCTATGGTTCGCCGTCCAAGTTCGAAAAGAACGTGGTCCGGCGCGACGTACCGTGGCTGACGGCTTCGGCCGAATCGTCGGTCAATTTCACGCCGTTGCATGAGCTGGACGGGATCATCACGCCGTCGGGATTGTGCTTTGAGCGTCACCATAGCGGTATCGCCGAGATCAATCCGGCGGATCACCGTCTGATGATCAACGGTCTTGTCGACAAGCCGCTGGTGTTCACGATGGAGGATATCAAGCGGATGCCACGCGTGAACAGGATTCACTTCCTGGAATGCGCGGCGAATTCCGGCATGGAATGGCGCGGCGCCCAGCTCAACGGCTGCCAGTTCACCCACGGCATGATTCACAACGTCCTCTATACCGGCGTGCCGCTCAGGGTGCTGCTCGAGGAGGCAGGCCTCAAACCGAGCGCGAAATGGCTGATGCTCGAAGGCGCCGATGCGGCCGGCATGAACCGTTCGCTGCCGATCAAGAAAGCCATGGACGACGTCGTTCTGGCGTTCGCGATGAACGGCGAAGCGCTGCGTCCCGAACAGGGCTATCCCTTGCGCGCCGTAATTCCGGGCTGGGAAGGCAATCTCTGGGTGAAATGGCTGCGCCGCATCGAGGCGGGCGACCAGCCATGGCAGACTCGCGAGGAAACTTCGAAATATACCGATCTGCTGGCCGACGGCCGCTCGCGCAAACATACCTTCGTCATGGACGCAAAGTCCGTGGTGACGAATCCGTCGCCGCAAGCGCCGCTGCGGCAGAAGGGTCGCAACGTCCTCAGCGGTGTTGCTTGGTCCGGCCGCGGCACCGTCAAGCGGGTGGACGTGTCCTTGGACGGCGGACGAAACTGGCAGACCGCACGTATCGACGGGCCGGTCTTGGATAAATCGATGGTGCGCTTCTACGTCGATTTCGACTGGAACGGTCAGGAACTGATGATCCAGTCGAGGGCAATGGATTCGACCGGCTATGTGCAGCCGTCGAAAGAAGAGTTGCGCAAGGTCAGGGGCGTCAATTCGATCTATCACAATAACGGTATCCAGACCTGGCTGGTACGTTCGGGCGGGGAGACTGAAAATGTCGAGATTGGCTGA
- a CDS encoding BA14K family protein, giving the protein MTGTVVAQSADSQPRAVDDGPPPGACTPIGVTASGDIVFPMTCRDFIERHKAADRAASAAETKAAAPEASKVPDATETAKAPASPEAGKAKIAAESSKALTTGEASRASAAADVGAPTAVEASKAPTAPDSGQAEEKDTKLAPVKAAGDESDRPAIKQAAVAPPESADPVKSSADPATTAALDKRAKGRNRVAGAPNCTRFRTYNAASGTYRDFNGQRRPCP; this is encoded by the coding sequence ATGACCGGCACCGTGGTTGCCCAGTCGGCGGACTCCCAGCCTCGTGCTGTCGATGACGGACCGCCCCCCGGCGCCTGTACTCCGATCGGTGTGACCGCTTCCGGCGATATTGTTTTCCCGATGACCTGCAGGGATTTCATCGAGCGGCACAAGGCTGCCGACCGTGCCGCCAGTGCGGCAGAGACGAAGGCGGCCGCACCCGAAGCCAGCAAGGTTCCTGACGCGACCGAGACGGCCAAGGCGCCCGCTTCACCGGAAGCCGGCAAGGCCAAAATCGCAGCCGAGTCCAGCAAGGCTCTCACCACTGGGGAAGCCAGCAGGGCTTCAGCCGCGGCCGATGTCGGCGCGCCGACCGCCGTTGAGGCAAGCAAGGCACCAACAGCGCCCGATTCCGGTCAAGCAGAAGAGAAAGACACCAAGCTCGCTCCGGTAAAAGCTGCGGGGGATGAATCAGACCGGCCCGCAATCAAGCAGGCCGCAGTTGCGCCGCCCGAGAGCGCCGATCCCGTCAAGTCCTCGGCCGACCCCGCTACCACGGCGGCATTGGATAAACGCGCCAAGGGTCGAAACCGCGTCGCCGGTGCGCCTAATTGTACCAGATTCCGAACCTACAACGCCGCGAGCGGAACCTATCGCGATTTCAACGGACAGCGCCGGCCGTGCCCCTGA